One Aegilops tauschii subsp. strangulata cultivar AL8/78 chromosome 7, Aet v6.0, whole genome shotgun sequence genomic window carries:
- the LOC120969715 gene encoding serine/threonine-protein phosphatase 7 long form homolog translates to MYKLYKSELDAITPEQVEWEPYGKGESFGNPMEFRLNPMCTRDGDLWHMRCPLICNWAVELHLPHRVFRQFGLFQQHPPEWEDTDKLLHALDRKKHRKIKDWANHHRKYVVQFALSVEQARAGKRAQLREHCSIAFNNYLAWFLANTRVDVCQPAYAEEILEEPTVFDEVAQHQYNALVRKGNSVIPSAPMMNFVRAQIKKAADETETILETTPAGKSDGEGALRAFIKVGYH, encoded by the exons ATGTACAAGTTGTACAAGAGCGAGCTGGACGCGATCACGCCTGAGCAG GTGGAATGGGAGCCGTATGGAAAAGGAGAGAGTTTTGGTAACCCTATGGAGTTCAGGCTGAATCCGATGTGCACTAGGGATGGGGATCTCTGGCATATGcggtgcccactgatatgcaactgggcggttgagcttcacctgccacatcGGGTGTTCCGCCAGTTTGGTTTGTTCCAGCAACACCCGCCGGAGTGGGAGGACACGGACAAGTTGCTACACGC GTTGGATAGGAAAAAGCACCGGAAGATCAAGGATTGGGCCAACCATCACAGGAAGTATGTCGTGCAGTTCGCTCTTAGTGTGGAGCAAGCAAGGGCTGGAAAACGAGCCCAGCTTCGTGAGCACTGCTCGATCGCGTTCAACAACTATCTCGCATGGTTTCTTGCAAATACCCGCGTGGATGTATGCCAGCCGGCGTATGCTGAGGAGATTCTGGAAGAACCCACCGTTTTTGATGAGGTAGCCCAGCACCAGTACAACGCATTAGTCAGGAAAGGCAACTCAGTGATCCCTTCAGCTCCAATGATGAACTTTGTG CGTGCCCAGATCAAGAAAGCAGCTGATGAGACCGAGACTATTCTGGAAACAACCCCGGCTGGCAAAAGCGATGGGGAAGGTGCACTTCGAGCATTCATTAAG gttggctaccactag